One window of the Yamadazyma tenuis chromosome 6, complete sequence genome contains the following:
- the SMC1 gene encoding Structural maintenance of chromosomes protein 1 (EggNog:ENOG503NXCA; BUSCO:EOG092606CY; COG:D), whose protein sequence is MGRLIGLELHNFKSYKGTTQIGFGTSCFTSIIGPNGAGKSNMMDAISFVLGIKSSHLRSQNMKDLVYRGRLEDTELKDASLDVIDQNPTTAHVKAVYEKDDGEKLEFKRTILSNGNTDYKINETAVTAAQYFIILKNENILIKAKNFLVFQGDVESIASQTPKDLTRLIETISGSIELSKEFDELKDEVDKSHEFSNSVFARKRNLNSESRQYKEQLVEQELFEKKLIEKSNLIKTINLYKLFHNESKHDEMKDLLNSKMRELKTLKGSLKSEEKNYGNLITEYSSKSLEFSKFTDKIKNLQTSMDEKRNELIPISANQKSLLNKTNNHKLKIKDLSREISKKEDTISTLEQQLNAVKKEFKKFEDKINKGISSSDLSPEVHKEYEELRNRYLANGGSELEEQLSLLTNEKHSIETMIKIREEQIEDLDNIITELEFNMNSELNLNLSSINSEISEILATKNDKVSLKNEMIKKLEQSNYKELKLNSELRDILVKLDDMTSRQRESNKFRKKRETLSLLKNVLPKGTVKGFVYELLQPSHKRYESALITLLGKNIDSIIVETTAVAYRCIEILKERRLGVATFIPLDSISSGPINLNYLRSLHPNAQPGVDIVDIEDSSLENAVNYVIGNALVADDLAIARELKWGPKRLDLKLVTLQGSIINRSGLMTGGINTERIDNLSWDNKEVKALTEIKNDLTQELAKINDEKPKEIEINLINDSITDLEDKLPLLRNKKEVIERSMKDKITEIDFNKDAIVSSKELIESKKKEMKKVDLKIQVLVKEAGEIQQGIFADFCKKHKFRGGIQDYEELHGASLRSKSRERAQFNKIIMTLSNRMQFEFEALEETKARKDNLENQLKSMEAKTQSITDQKDDIESDLCDLEAEYEVLNEEKTKSSEELKEKLKYTNHIEANIKDYKSEIDNLYQSITNTEEILLKVDIERVNILKNCKIQNIIIPLVDGLLEQISLNESVDMIAKKIYEIEIDYSMLNDRLRDNFNAKMEAELDARLNQVIEELVNLTPNTKASERLKETENRLRNFDRDFTMARQRENKAAEKFSKIKGKRQEMFMKAFEHISGKIDDIYKELTKTFASPMGGSAYLTLESDDEPYLHGIKYHAMPPMKRFRDMELLSGGEKTMAALALLFAIHSFHPSPFFVLDEVDAALDSANVNKIANYIKKISSPTFQFIVISLKNALFEKSDALVGIYREQRENSSRTITLDLRDYPDDEAPIVGAAA, encoded by the coding sequence ATGGGACGATTGATAGGTCTTGAGTTacacaacttcaagtcatACAAAGGAACTACTCAGATAGGCTTTGGGACCAGTTGTTTCACTTCGATTATTGGGCCAAATGGTGCTGGTAAATCCAATATGATGGATGCCATCTCATTCGTGTTGGGAATCAAGTCTTCTCATTTACGGTCCCAGAATATGAAGGACTTGGTATATAGAGGAAGGCTCGAAGATACTGAATTGAAAGATGCTTCCTTGGATGTGATTGACCAGAATCCAACTACTGCCCATGTCAAAGCGGTATATGAAAAAGATGATGGGGAAAAGCTCGAGTTCAAAAGAACTATTTTGTCCAACGGAAATACGGATTATAAAATCAACGAAACAGCCGTGACCGCCGCTCAGTACTTCatcattttgaagaatgaaAACATATTGATTAAagccaaaaacttcttggtaTTCCAGGGAGACGTTGAGCTGATAGCATCTCAGACACCCAAGGACTTAACTAGGTTAATTGAAACTATCAGTGGATCCATAGAGCTCAGCAAGGAATTTGATGAGCTCAAGGACGAAGTGGATAAGTCTCAtgagttttcaaattcagTTTTTGcaagaaagagaaactTGAACAGCGAGTCCAGGCAGTATAAAGAGCAAttggttgaacaagaattgtttgaaaagaaaTTGATCGAGAAGTCTAACTTGATTAAAACTATTAACTTATACAAGTTATTTCACAATGAGTCTAAGCACGATGAAATGAAAGATCTTCTTAACTCAAAAATGAGAGAGTTGAAAACTTTAAAAGGCCTGTTGAAAAGTGAAGAAAAGAACTATGGCAATTTAATCACCgaatattcttcaaaatctttgGAATTTTCTAAATTCACCGACAAAATAAAAAACTTGCAAACCAGCATGGATGAAAAGAGAAATGAACTTATCCCGATTTCTGCAAATCAGAAATCTTTGTTAAACAAAACAAATAACCATaaattgaaaatcaagGATTTATCCAGGGAAATttcaaagaaggaagatACCATTTCGACCCTTGAGCAACAACTAAATGCTGTCAAGAAAGAATTTAAAAAGTTCGAagacaaaatcaacaagggcatctcatcatcagattTATCCCCTGAAGTTCACAAAGAATATGAGGAATTAAGAAATAGATATTTGGCCAATGGCGGTTCGGAATTAGAAGAGCAATTAAGTCTTCTAACCAATGAAAAACACTCGATAGAGACTatgatcaaaatcagagAAGAGCAAATCGAAGATTTGGATAATATAATCACAGAGTTAGAATTCAACATGAACAGTgaattgaacttgaatcTTAGTTCTATCAATTCCGAGATTTCTGAGATTCTTGCAACCAAGAATGATAAAGTAAGTCTTAAAAATGAAATGATCAAAAAACTAGAGCAGTCTAACtacaaggaattgaaatTAAACTCTGAATTACGGGATATTTTGGTTAAGTTGGATGACATGACATCAAGACAGAGAGAATCAAACAAATTCagaaagaaaagagaaaCGTTACTGCTCTTAAAGAACGTCTTACCTAAGGGTACTGTCAAAGGCTTTGTCTATGAATTATTACAGCCATCCCACAAAAGGTATGAATCTGCCTTAATTACATTGTTGGGAAAAAACATTGATTCTAtcattgttgaaacaaCAGCTGTTGCTTACAGATGTATCGAGATTTTAAAAGAAAGGAGATTAGGCGTTGCAACCTTTATCCCCTTGGATTCCATTTCCAGTGGTCCTATAAACTTAAACTATCTTAGATCACTTCATCCAAATGCTCAACCTGGTGTTGACATTGTTGATATAGAAGATCTGTCCCTAGAAAATGCTGTTAACTATGTCATTGGGAATGCGTTGGTAGCGGATGATTTAGCAATAGCCAGGGAATTAAAATGGGGCCCTAAAAGATTGGATTTAAAACTAGTTACTTTGCAAGGCTCCATTATTAACAGATCTGGCTTAATGACCGGTGGAATTAATACCGAAAGAATCGACAATCTTAGTTGGGATAATAAAGAAGTCAAGGCTTTAACAGAGATAAAGAATGACTTGACTCAAGAACTAGCTAAGATCAATGACGAAAAGCCAAAAGAAATCGAAATCAATTTGATAAACGATTCAATCACAGACTTAGAAGATAAGTTGCCATTATTGAGGAATAAGAAGGAAGTAATTGAAAGATCTATGAAAGACAAGATCACTGAAATTGACTTTAATAAGGATGCAATagtttcttccaaagagcTCATTGAATCcaaaaagaaagaaatgaaaaaggtggatttgaagattcaGGTCTTGGTCAAAGAAGCTGGAGAAATTCAACAGGGTATTTTCGCCGACTTCTGTAAAAAGCATAAGTTCAGAGGTGGAATCCAAGATTACGAGGAACTCCATGGTGCTTCTTTAAGATCCAAGTCTAGAGAGAGGGCACAATTCAATAAGATTATCATGACCTTGTCGAACAGAATGCAGTTTGAATTCGAAGCTTtagaagaaacaaaagcTCGTAAGGACAACCTTGAAAATCAATTGAAGAGTATGGAAGCAAAAACTCAGAGTATCACTGATCAAAAGGACGACATCGAATCTGATTTATGTGATTTAGAAGCAGAGTATGAGGTCTTAAACGAGGAAAAGACCAAGAGTTCCGaggagttgaaagaaaaattGAAGTACACGAATCATATTGAGGCAAACATCAAGGATTACAAATCTGAGATCGATAACTTGTACCAATCGATCACGAACACAGAAGAAATATTGCTAAAGGTTGACATTGAAAGAGtcaatatcttgaagaactgtaagattcaaaatatcattaTTCCGTTAGTTGACGGGTTACTAGAACAGATTTCATTGAATGAATCCGTTGATATGATAGCAAAGAAAATTTATGAAATCGAGATTGATTATTCCATGTTGAACGATAGGCTTAGAGACAACTTTAATGCCAAAATGGAAGCAGAATTAGATGCAAGATTAAACCAGGtaattgaagagttggtcaatttgaCTCCAAATACCAAGGCATCTGAAAGATTGAAGGAAACTGAGAACAGGTTGAGAAACTTTGACAGAGACTTCACTATGGCTAGACAAAGAGAGAACAAAGCGGCTGAAAAATTCAGCAAGATCAAAGGCAAGCGTCAAGAAATGTTTATGAAAGCCTTTGAGCATATTTCTGGAAAGATTGATGATATCTACAAAGAGCTCACAAAGACTTTTGCATCACCTATGGGGGGGTCCGCGTACTTAACTCTTGAGTCAGATGATGAACCCTATCTCCATGGGATCAAGTATCATGCCATGCCACCAATGAAAAGGTTTAGAGATATGGAGCTTTTATCTGGTGGAGAAAAGACCATGGCTGCGCTAGCCCTTTTGTTTGCCATTCATTCATTCCACCCATCCCCGttctttgttcttgatgaagtagACGCGGCTTTGGACTCAGCTAATGTCAACAAAATTGCCAACTATATAAAAAAGATCTCAAGTCCAACCTTCCAGTTCATTGTTATATCTTTGAAGAATGCCTTATTTGAAAAATCCGATGCTTTGGTGGGTATTTATAGAGAACAACGGGAAAACTCCTCTAGAACTATCACACTTGATTTACGTGATTATCCAGATGATGAAGCACCCATTGTTGGAGCCGCTGCGTAG
- a CDS encoding creatinase/aminopeptidase (COG:E; MEROPS:MER0003105; EggNog:ENOG503P0BB) — MSYHDEKQFLYKPEGDEELGMQHSLLATPFSCLGFGLRNNKRTQMTASASHNASHDRYHDYESDLESDTDSEILPDLPYSASLTYNFQSKSSNTEKLQKLRGLMKQHGISVYIVPSEDEHQSEYTALADKRREFISEFTGSAGIAVITLDDGETLTGQAAMSTDGRYFLQAEKQLNKENWTLLKQGNPSYPKWTQWCIDKAIQSKFSNVISCDPRVISLSTGEFFEKASKSQYSGQIKFEPLLKTNLIDEVWGDEKPSRSLEPVFVYEMEFAGETVESKLKRVRKKMSEDGNGTHLLVTALDEVAWLLNLRCTADVEFNACFFSYVIVTLDGLSLYIDERKLSDPKVKTHLDQIKGLVVKKYGSFYDDLKNFKSTINYPEMALILPSKTATTYAILASLPQSLIKQRVSYNPIVSYMKLYKNETELKNAEVTQYKDSLALIIFSAWLEHSLLDKKMVINEYEAACKIHQIKTRFPNFLGESYETISSSGPNGAIIHYAPSKEENSIIDPEQIYLLDVGSQFLEGTTDITRTYKFGYEGLLEEDRKFYTLVLKAHLAVALAKFPPNNPLTSAILDSYSRQPLWNEGLDFNHGSGHGVGVCGNVHEGPLYLSTTNGGPSNQSLFAPGAITTIEPGYYVDGVKGFRVESEIQVIECEDTVGRTREGNKFLCFKYLTPVPFCHKLIDTKYLSRVEIDWINEFHRSIRLGLGKQLLEMGEFRAYKWLVNETRPI, encoded by the coding sequence ATGAGTTATCACGACGAAAAACAGTTCTTATACAAGCCTGAAGGTGACGAAGAGCTCGGCATGCAACATAGTCTTTTGGCTACTCCATTCCTGTGCTTGGGGTTCGGTCTCAGAAACAATAAAAGGACACAAATGACTGCTTCAGCTTCACATAATGCTTCCCACGATAGATACCATGACTACGAATCTGACTTGGAATCAGATACTGACAGTGAGATCTTGCCCGACTTACCGTATTCAGCCAGCTTAACCTACAATTTCCAATCCAAACTGTCCAATACCGagaaacttcaaaaattAAGAGGTCTTATGAAGCAGCATGGAATTTCCGTATATATTGTTCCCAGTGAAGATGAGCACCAAAGTGAATACACTGCCCTTGCAGACAAGAGAAGGGAGTTTATTTCTGAGTTCACGGGTAGTGCTGGAATTGCGGTCATCACTTTGGATGATGGTGAAACTTTGACTGGTCAAGCTGCTATGTCTACAGATGGAAGATACTTTTTGCAAGCAGAAAAGCAATTGAATAAAGAAAACTGGACGTTGTTGAAGCAGGGAAATCCTTCATATCCAAAGTGGACTCAATGGTGCATCGACAAAGCGATACAGAGTAAGTTTTCAAATGTCATTTCTTGTGATCCTAGAGTGATAAGCTTGTCAACTGGTGAATTTTTCGAAAAGGCAAGTAAGTCACAGTACCTGGGACAGATTAAATTTGAACCTTTATTGAAAACCAATTTGATTGACGAAGTTTGGGGAGATGAGAAGCCTTCCCGCTCATTAGAACCGGTATTTGTATACGAGATGGAGTTTGCTGGGGAAACTGTGgagtccaagttgaagagagTTCGGAAGAAAATGTCTGAAGATGGAAATGGTACCCACTTACTTGTAACTGCATTAGATGAAGTGGCTTGgttattgaacttgagatGTACAGCAGATGTGGAGTTTAATGCGTGCTTCTTTAGTTATGTGATTGTGACTTTGGATGGTCTTTCTTTGTACATTGATGAAAGAAAGTTATCAGATCCCAAGGTCAAGACTCATTTGGACCAAATCAAAGGTCTAGTTGTGAAAAAATATGGTAGCTTTTATGATGATTTAAAAAATTTTAAATCAACCATCAACTATCCAGAGATGGCTTTGATTTTACCATCGAAAACTGCAACTACGTATGCTATACTTGCTTCACTTCCACAATCTTTAATTAAACAGAGGGTTTCTTATAACCCTATTGTTTCTTACATGAAGCTCTATAAGAATGAGaccgagttgaagaacgCAGAAGTCACCCAGTACAAGGATTCTTTGGCCCTTATCATTTTTTCAGCCTGGCTTGAACACAGCTTATTAGATAAAAAGATGGTTATTAACGAATATGAGGCAGCTTGTaaaatccaccaaatcaaaaCTAGATTCCCCAATTTCTTGGGCGAATCATATGAaacaatctcttcttcaggaCCAAATGGAGCCATTATCCATTATGCTCCTTctaaagaagaaaactcaATCATTGATCCTGAGCAAATCtatcttcttgatgtggGTTCTCAGTTCTTAGAAGGAACCACAGACATCACAAGAACTTACAAGTTTGGATATGAAGGTCTTTTAGAGGAAGATAGAAAGTTCTATACTTTGGTTTTGAAAGCCCACTTGGCTGTTGCTTTGGCTAAATTCCCTCCTAATAACCCTTTAACAAGTGCAATTTTGGATTCATATTCTCGTCAACCTTTGTGGAATGAAGGTCTTGATTTTAATCATGGTTCGGGTcatggagttggagtttgtggaaatGTTCATGAGGGTCCCTTGTACTTGCTGACCACCAATGGTGGGCCATCTAACCAATCACTATTTGCTCCAGGTGCCATTACTACAATCGAGCCTGGATATtatgttgatggagttaAGGGATTCAGAGTTGAAAGTGAAATCCAAGTCATCGAATGTGAGGATACTGTGGGAAGAACCAGAGAGGGAAACAAGTTTTTATgcttcaaatacttgacTCCAGTACCCTTCTGCCATAAGCTAATTGACACGAAGTACTTGAGTCGAGTCGAAATCGATTGGATTAATGAATTCCACAGAAGCATCAGATTAGGTCTTGGTAAACAGTTATTAGAAATGGGTGAATTTAGAGCTTATAAATGGCTTGTCAACGAGACCAGACCCATTTGA
- the SGD1 gene encoding suppressor of glycerol defect (COG:T; EggNog:ENOG503NXJN; BUSCO:EOG09261I1G) translates to MAKGNRDDARHGIRMPGALLDSIRDKTDKGDYEEDSRFRQSDNKKKRKSVESAKSRKEKRQEDRKLKKQKRSKNKIHSNQQGQAKSITPSISKQVSGKSHQKSIRTSSEDPIEELRMLKEKKGTKTSGIRIVREEDLSDDSLSDDFGSYSEGSEGEDEEIEDDPMEALRRLKEGKPRGQSELRIVKEDELEDDEFDESDFSDDILEEDEFENEESLEEENDPIAKLKALKEAKIANQPKEKSKDKIKTKSQESKRKPKHAIPESVREQMKKDEEEMAFYAKKLGLKNGKKSKLNRMDDDDVIGGLLDGLDLDFASEAEVDSELEEEEGDEDDKEDKAVPSKKSENLPFGSDDSLSEGDFDSDLESELEELYGTKRRGHEDDDDDDDEANTIPSNENPFVAPSQDNESSSKYIPPALRRKMALEAEEVSPEILALQRTIKGAVNKLSEGNMNSIVNEINAVYLSNPRNIVNETLTNTIIDGIVSQGRLLETFVYLQSCLVTAVYRLQGVEFGAHFIQTLIERFDKNYQNSSMTKEVSNIISLLSSVYSFQLVSSKLIYDIIKVLINEFNESNAEILLRLIRNCGNNIRTDDPTALKEIVILTNKVFSSMKDANPRTQFLVETINSLKNNKLKAENDFTQDLGVRLKKFLGTLGNLNDPIQVSLDDIRNVETKGKWWLIGSAWKGNDATATEGFDSKALSEVLDGAETNWMRIAKEQRMNTDIRRAIFITIMSAEDYVDALTRLDKLQLKKAQEREIPRILIHSVCMEQSWNPYYGLLASKLSESHSYRKTFQFMFWDVLKEFEKANNEDESEDEFIGFDDESEESKLKRIYNLGRFFGFLIAEGSLPLHSLKNVNFLVATNDTKLLLEIVLVTFLDQVGKKSQINVVGTGIGSKVKTADLKFSDQLLIERIMKAKEQTALLRGLQYFVQEKTLKSNFVDGKRQKKRVEWGSNAMFDIIDELLLNAQD, encoded by the coding sequence ATGGCTAAGGGAAACAGAGATGATGCCAGGCATGGTATTCGTATGCCTGGTGCATTATTGGACTCTATTAGAGATAAAACAGATAAAGGAGACTATGAAGAAGACTCCAGATTCAGACAATCTGACAAtaagaaaaagagaaaatcgGTTGAAAGTGCTAAATCTCGTAAAGAGAAGAGACAAGAAGAcagaaagttgaagaagcaaaagaGGTCAAAAAACAAGATCCACTCTAATCAGCAAGGACAAGCAAAGAGCATTACACCAAGCATATCCAAACAAGTATCCGGGAAAAGCCATCAAAAAAGCATAAGGACTTCTAGTGAAGACCCTATAGAAGAATTAAGAATgctcaaagaaaagaagggAACAAAGACTTCCGGAATACGGATTGTCagagaagaagacttgagCGATGACAGCCTCTCCGATGATTTTGGCTCTTACAGCGAAGGTTCTGAGggagaagatgaggaaATCGAAGATGATCCAATGGAGGCTCTAAGGAGATTGAAAGAGGGAAAGCCTCGTGGGCAATCTGAGCTTCGAATCgtcaaagaagatgagttaGAGGATGATGAATTCGATGAGAGTGATTTTAGTGATGATATACTTGAGGAAGAcgagtttgaaaatgagGAACTGTTAGAGGAAGAAAACGACCCTATCGCTAAATTGaaagctttgaaagaagcAAAGATAGCAAATCaacccaaagaaaaatCCAAAGATAAAATAAAGACAAAGTCACAAGAAAGTAAAAGAAAACCAAAGCATGCTATCCCAGAATCTGTTCGTGAACAGATGAaaaaggatgaagaagagatgGCTTTTTATGCAAAGAAGTTAGGGTTAAAGAATGGGAAAAAGTCTAAGCTTAATAGAatggatgatgatgatgttatCGGTGGGTTATTGGATggtttggacttggactttgCTAGCGAGGCTGAAGTCGACAGCGAattggaggaagaagaaggcgaTGAGGATgacaaagaagacaaaGCAGTCCCTTCTAAGAAATCAGAAAACCTTCCTTTTGGATCTGATGACAGTCTTAGTGAAGGCGATTTTGACAGCGACTTGGAAagtgaacttgaagagttATACGGGACCAAAAGAAGAGGAcacgaagatgacgatgatgatgacgatgaggCCAACACTATTCCTAGCAATGAAAATCCTTTTGTTGCTCCTTCTCAGGATAATGAATCTTCCTCCAAGTACATCCCACCGGCATTACGTCGCAAGATGGCCTTGGAAGCTGAAGAAGTATCACCAGAAATCTTAGCATTGCAAAGAACAATAAAAGGTGctgtcaacaagttgtctgAAGGTAATATGAACAGTATTGTtaatgaaatcaatgcTGTGTACCTTAGTAACCCTAGAAATATTGTTAATGAAACGTTAACGAATACTATTATCGATGGGATTGTTTCTCAAGGACGATTGTTGGAAACCTTTGTGTATTTGCAATCTTGTCTTGTCACTGCTGTTTACAGATTGCAAGGTGTTGAATTTGGGGCACATTTCATCCAAACTTTAATTGAAAGGTTTGACAAAAACTACCAGAACCTGTCTATGACTAAAGAAGTCTCGAATATAATATCATTGTTGTCTTCAGTATACTCATTTCAGTTGGTCTCCTCAAAATTGATATATGATATAATCAAAGTATTaatcaatgagttcaatgAATCCAATGCTGAGATTTTATTGAGATTAATCAGAAACTGTGGTAATAACATTAGAACGGACGATCCTACTGCTTTAAAGGAAATCGTTATTCTTACCAATAAGGTCTTTTCTTCTATGAAAGACGCTAACCCAAGAACACAATTCTTGGTTGAAAcaatcaactcattgaagaacaataAACTCAAAGCAGAGAATGACTTTactcaagatcttggagtcCGGCTTAAGAAGTTTCTTGGTACTTTAGGTAATTTGAATGATCCCATCCAAGTAAgccttgatgatatcagAAATGTTGAAACAAAGGGAAAATGGTGGCTTATAGGTTCTGCTTGGAAGGGAAATGATGCCACTGCCACTGAAGGCTTCGACTCAAAAGCTTTAAGCGAGGTTTTGGATGGAGCCGAAACTAACTGGATGAGAATTGCCAAAGAACAAAGAATGAATACCGATATCCGGAGAGCGATTTTTATAACCATTATGTCAGCTGAAGATTATGTTGATGCTTTAACTCGTTTAGACAAATTACAATTGAAAAAAGCCCAAGAGAGAGAAATCCCTAGGATATTGATACACAGTGTTTGTATGGAGCAAAGTTGGAATCCTTACTATGGTTTGTTGGCTAGCAAGCTTTCAGAGAGTCATTCTTATAGAAAAACATTCCAATTTATGTTTTGGgatgttttgaaggagtttgaaaagGCGAATAATGAAGACGAAAGCGAGGACGAGTTTATAGGATTCGATGACGAGAGTGAAGAATCCAAGTTAAAGCGAATCTACAATTTAGGTAGATTCTTCGGCTTCTTAATTGCTGAAGGTTCACTCCCGTTGCACTCTTTGAAGAAtgtgaacttcttggttgCAACTAATGACACAAAGTTATTGCTTGAAATTGTCTTGGTTACcttccttgatcaagtgGGTAAAAAATCTCAAATTAATGTTGTTGGAACTGGGATTGGCAGTAAGGTCAAAACTGctgatttgaagttttcagATCAATTATTGATCGAGAGAATAATGAAAGCCAAAGAACAAACAGCTTTGTTGAGAGGATTACAAtactttgttcaagaaaagaCGTTGAAAAGTAATTTTGTTGACGGGAAGAGACAAAAAAAGAGAGTTGAATGGGGATCCAATGCTATGTTTGATATAATAGATGAGCTTTTATTGAATGCCCAGGATTAA
- a CDS encoding RNA methyltransferase (EggNog:ENOG503NVPX; COG:J), with product MTSEGEGLGVVPKIKYIDFKSGENGEFSVVKIPKTVPGDIVTARLLMHQHNHVEGLLVKVQNEGSRNSIRNNRYIVCNKFNECTGCNFQMLSYDDQLNLKQKTIQKAFRYFYPKIFDSIPMNNFGVVSPSPVEYSYRTKLTPHFTYKRKIEDVAIGYNHIDPTKGTIDIDHCPIATRSINQELVKLRSSTLEGMASRQPKHSQSTLVLRESIRINFKTGDHNTVCLTDPNKVVTEKVGDFVFQFPVNEFFQNNNSILPLVLEYIKYHFEGLEFKNLIDTYCGSGFFGISLSKEVPDDGKVYGVELAKKSIEYATHNAKINGLKVPEKVYFIHGSADEIFTNKVLKKANIIGSDSVVIMDPSRKGSNKDFLEQLFAFRPKLIVYISCNVFTQARDLSQFMELQGETPAYRIKDVTGFDFFPQTKHVESVAILELL from the coding sequence ATGACTTCAGAAGGTGAGGGTTTAGGCGTGGTTCCTAAAATTAAGTACATTGACTTCAAGTCAGGGGAGAACGGTGAATTTTCTGTGGTAAAAATTCCAAAAACTGTTCCCGGAGATATTGTGACAGCAAGATTACTCATGCACCAGCATAACCATGTAGAGGGTTTATTAGTAAAGGTCCAGAACGAGGGATCAAGAAATAGCATACGTAACAACAGATACATAGTGTGcaacaaattcaatgaGTGTACTGGTTGCAACTTTCAGATGCTAAGTTACGACGATCAACTTAATTTGAAACAAAAAACAATTCAGAAAGCTTTCCGGTATTTCTATCCAAAGATATTTGATTCCATACCAATGAACAATTTCGGAGTGGTGTCCCCCTCTCCTGTGGAATATTCTTACAGAACTAAGCTCACTCCACATTTCACCTACAAGAGAAAGATAGAAGATGTGGCTATTGGATATAATCATATTGATCCTACAAAGGGCACCATCGATATTGACCATTGTCCCATTGCTACTCGCTCGATAAATCAAGAGTTGGTAAAGTTGAGGAGTTCGACTCTCGAGGGTATGGCTTCAAGACAACCCAAACACAGTCAATCAACGTTAGTATTGAGGGAAAGTATaagaatcaacttcaagactGGAGATCACAACACTGTTTGCCTAACTGATCCCAATAAGGTTGTCACAGAAAAggttggtgattttgtgTTTCAGTTCCCGGTAAACgaattcttccaaaacaacaATTCCATTCTTCCACTCGTTTTGGAATACATAAAGTACCACTTTGAAGGCTTGGAATTCAAAAACCTTATAGATACGTACTGTGGGTCTGGATTTTTCGGTATATCATTGTCGAAAGAAGTTCCTGATGATGGAAAGGTGTATGGAGTAGAGCTtgcaaagaaatcaattgaATACGCTACACACAACGCCAAAATAAATGGCCTTAAAGTTCCAGAAAAAGTGTACTTCATTCATGGAAGTGCCGATGAGATTTTTACAAATAAAGTGCTCAAAAAGGCCAATATTATAGGTTCTGATTCCGTTGTTATCATGGATCCATCCAGAAAAGGATCAAATAAGGACTTTTTAGAGCAGTTGTTTGCATTTCGGCCAAAATTAATTGTTTATATTAGTTGCAATGTCTTCACTCAGGCGAGAGATTTATCTCAGTTTATGGAACTACAAGGTGAAACCCCAGCATACAGAATAAAAGACGTAACAGGCTTCGACTTTTTCCCCCAAACAAAGCATGTCGAATCTGTAGCTATCTTGGAATTATTATAA